The DNA sequence TGATGCTGCCGTGATGGGAAAGCTAAAGAATAGTGTTTTCAGCAATATCCTGGGCGGAATAGGCTTGCTGATATTATTTGCACTGGCCTTTGCCAATGCAAGAAGCCTGTTCTGAACAGATGGAGATCAATTCATTCATGAATACTGACAGAAAGATGAAGCTGGAAGAAGTAAACGAAAAAGTAGCAGCGGCGCTTGAGCCTTCCCGTTCGCTGATTGCCGGGCTGGAGGCCCTGGACGGAGACATCCTTATCCTGGGAGCCGGAGGGAAAATAGGGCCCAGTATTGCCCGGCTGGCAAAGCAGGCCTTGCTGCGGGCGGGCAGCAGTAAAAGGGTAATCGCCGTATCAAGGTTCAGCGAGCCGGGCCTGAAGGAACAATTACAGCAGGAAGGTATTGAAACCCGGGCGGCAGACCTGCTGGACGAGCGTCAGCTGCAGGCCCTTCCGGAAGCGGAAAATATCCTTTACCTGGCTGGAAATAAATTCGGGACCACGGGGCAGGAAGCTTTTACCTGGGCCATGAACACCTACCTGCCGGGCAGAATAGCAGAAAAATACCGCAGCTCCCGGATCGTTGTTTATTCAACAGGAAATGTGTATCCATTTATGCCGTCAGGTTCCGGGGGAGCCGCTGAAGATCAGGCGCCGGAGCCCGTGGGTGAGTACGGGCAATCCTGCCTGGGCAGGGAACGGATCTTTCAATATTTTTCCTCACGTTATAATACGCCTTTGCTGATCTACCGCCTGAATTATGCCATTGACCTCCGGTATGGCGTATTAACTGAAATTGCAAGGGCGATCATGGAACAGCGGCCGGTAGACCTCGGCACGGGCCATGTCAACGTGATCTGGCAGGGAGATGCCAATGAGATGGCGCTTCGGGCGCTGGGGCATTGTTCGGTCCCGCCCCGCATCCTGAATATTACAGGGCCTGAAACCATACCGGTACGCTGGCTTGCGACGGAACTTGGGAAACTGCTGGGCCGGCAGCCGGAATTCGTTAACACGGAACAGCCTACCGCTCTTTTAAGCAATGCCGGCGCTGCCCATCGCCTTTTCGGCTACCCAAAGGTTACATTAACCGAAATGGTCGAATGGACGGCGGCGTGGGTCCGTGAAGGAGGGGAGCTGCTGAATAAACCTACTCATTTTCAGGAAAGGAAGGGGAGATTTTAATATGCGTACACCTGTATTGAACCCCGGGATAAAAGAGCTGCTCCGGGAGGGAACAGTAATACCGGCACATCCGCTTGCACTGAATGCGGACCGGCTGCTGGATGAGTCACGGCAACGCGCGCTTACCCGCTATTACCTGGATGCGGGGGCAGGGGGAGTCGCAGTAGGCGTACATACTACCCAGTTCGGGATAAGGAAACCTGTCCATTCCCTGTTGGAGCCTGTACTCCGGATGGCTGCGGAAGAGATAGACGGAACCCGGCCGGGCCGTCCTTTTATAAAGGTGGCCGGCATCTGCGGGCCGCCCGTCCAGGCATTGCAGGAAGCAGCCCTGGCGGTAAAATGTGGCTATGACCTGGGGCTCCTTAGTCTTGGCGGGCTCAATAATTACACCGAACCGGAGCTTATCCGGCATGCCCGGGCCGTATCCGGGATCATTCCTGTCTTTGGCTTTTACCTGCAGCCGGCCGTTGGAGGCCGCCCGCTCAGTTACGACTTCTGGAAGGCTTTTGCGGAAATACCCGGAGTACACGCTATTAAGGTGGCAGCCTTCAATCGTTACCAGACCCTGGATGTAGTAAGGGCCGTCTGCTGTTCTTCCAGGAACGCGGATATTTCCCTGTACACAGGAAATGATGATAATATCGTGGCTGACCTGCTTACTCCGTTCCGGTTTTCTGTTGACGGAAAAGTCGTGGAAAAGCGCTTTGCGGGCGGGTTGCTGGGGCATTGGGCGGTATGGACCCGCCGGGCTGCGGAACTGTTGACGGCGGTCCGGGAATGCAGGGATAATCACTATGAAGGTTCATTTGACCTGCTTCGGAAAGGCGCGGAAATAACCGATATGAATGCCGCCGTTTTTGATGCTCCAAATGCTTTCAGGGGATGCATTCCCGGTATTCACGAGGTGCTGCGCAGGCAGGGCTTGCTGGAAGGCCGGTGGTGCCTTGACCCGGAAGAAGAA is a window from the Anseongella ginsenosidimutans genome containing:
- a CDS encoding dihydrodipicolinate synthase family protein yields the protein MRTPVLNPGIKELLREGTVIPAHPLALNADRLLDESRQRALTRYYLDAGAGGVAVGVHTTQFGIRKPVHSLLEPVLRMAAEEIDGTRPGRPFIKVAGICGPPVQALQEAALAVKCGYDLGLLSLGGLNNYTEPELIRHARAVSGIIPVFGFYLQPAVGGRPLSYDFWKAFAEIPGVHAIKVAAFNRYQTLDVVRAVCCSSRNADISLYTGNDDNIVADLLTPFRFSVDGKVVEKRFAGGLLGHWAVWTRRAAELLTAVRECRDNHYEGSFDLLRKGAEITDMNAAVFDAPNAFRGCIPGIHEVLRRQGLLEGRWCLDPEEELSAGQMEEIERVMAWYPHLTE
- a CDS encoding NAD-dependent epimerase/dehydratase family protein — translated: MNTDRKMKLEEVNEKVAAALEPSRSLIAGLEALDGDILILGAGGKIGPSIARLAKQALLRAGSSKRVIAVSRFSEPGLKEQLQQEGIETRAADLLDERQLQALPEAENILYLAGNKFGTTGQEAFTWAMNTYLPGRIAEKYRSSRIVVYSTGNVYPFMPSGSGGAAEDQAPEPVGEYGQSCLGRERIFQYFSSRYNTPLLIYRLNYAIDLRYGVLTEIARAIMEQRPVDLGTGHVNVIWQGDANEMALRALGHCSVPPRILNITGPETIPVRWLATELGKLLGRQPEFVNTEQPTALLSNAGAAHRLFGYPKVTLTEMVEWTAAWVREGGELLNKPTHFQERKGRF